One window from the genome of Oryza glaberrima chromosome 3, OglaRS2, whole genome shotgun sequence encodes:
- the LOC127767375 gene encoding histone H3.3 — protein sequence MARTKQTARKSTGGKAPRKQLATKAARKSAPTTGGVKKPHRYRPGTVALREIRKYQKSTELLIRKLPFQRLVREIAQDFKTDLRFQSHAVLALQEAAEAYLVGLFEDTNLCAIHAKRVTIMPKDIQLARRIRGERA from the exons ATGGCCCGTACCAAGCAGACCGCTCGTAAGTCCACAGGAGGAAAGGCTCCCAGGAAGCAGCTTGCCACCAAG GCTGCTCGTAAGTCTGCTCCCACCACTGGAGGAGTTAAGAAGCCCCACCGTTACCGCCCTGGAACTGTTGCCCTCCG TGAGATTCGCAAGTACCAGAAGAGTACTGAGCTTTTGATCAGGAAGCTGCCCTTCCAGAGGCTTGTTAGGGAAATTGCTCAGGACTTCAAG ACCGATCTGCGTTTCCAGAGCCATGCTGTCCTTGCCCTCCAGGAGGCTGCGGAGGCATACCTTGTTGGTCTCTTCGAGGACACCAACCTGTGCGCCATTCATGCCAAGCGTGTGACCATCATGCCTAAGGACATTCAGCTGGCTAGGAGGATTCGTGGTGAGAGGGCTTAA
- the LOC127767373 gene encoding uric acid degradation bifunctional protein TTL isoform X3 has protein sequence MATTRGQLPVEDVLRVNGSRRFAAALAAASPFASLADALLAARRIWLNEVDVNGWLEAFAAHPAIGTTSSSAPKWCKEEQSAALATATDSTAQELADWNARYREKFGFVFMICASGRTAPEVLAELKRRYENRPIVELEIAAQEELKITELRLAKLFASEPVAPPSSTVGGPTSQSDKAAGSSNRTRPPITTHVLDVARGSPASGIEVHLEMWKDASTPPSFNNKDFNGWATLGSSVTNNDGRSGQLMDIVNNVAPGFYRISFNTSKYAPSGFFPYVSIIFEIKKNQTTEHFHVPLLHSPFSFTTYRGS, from the exons ATGGCCACGACGCGGGGGCAGCTGCCCGTCGAGGACGTGCTGCGCGTGAACGGGAGCCGGCGATTCGCGgccgcgctggccgccgcctcccccttcgcctccctcgccgacgccctcctcgccgcccgccgcatcTGGCTCAACGAG GTGGACGTCAACGGGTGGCTGGAGGCCTTCGCCGCGCACCCGGCCATcggcaccacctcctcctccgcccccaa GTGGTGCAAGGAGGAGCAATCAGCAGCGCTTGCAACTGCCACTGATTCGACCGCGCAG GAGTTGGCAGATTGGAATGCCAGGTATAGGGAGAAGTTTGGGTTTGTGTTCATGATATGCGCGTCTGGGAGGACTGCCCCTGAGGTCTTAGCGGAGCTTAAG AGGCGCTATGAAAATAGGCCAATTGTTGAACTTGAGATCGCAGCACAGGAAGAACTGAAGATAACTGAACTGCGTCTTGCAAAGCTTTTTGCATCAGAGCCTGTTGCCCCCCCTTCTTCAACGGTTGGAGGTCCTACTAGCCAATCGGATAAAGCAGCAG GTAGCTCCAACCGAACTCGCCCTCCGATCACAACCCATGTTTTGGATGTCGCTCGTGGATCGCCAGCATCAGGAATTGAAGTTCACCTAGAGATGTGGAAGGATGCATCAACACCCCCATCATTCAACAACAAAGATTTCAATGGATGGGCAACCCTGGGCTCATCGGTTACGAACAACGATGGCCGCAGCGGTCAACTGATGGACATTGTCAATAACGTCGCTCCTGGTTTCTACCGCATAAGTTTCAACACCAGCAAGTATGCACCTTCAGGGTTCTTCCCTTATGTGAGCATCATATTTGAGATAAAAAAGAACCAGACGACCGAGCATTTCCATGTCCCTCTGTTGCATTCTCCTTTTTCATTCACCACTTACCGTGGCAGTTAA
- the LOC127767373 gene encoding uric acid degradation bifunctional protein TTL isoform X1 yields MATTRGQLPVEDVLRVNGSRRFAAALAAASPFASLADALLAARRIWLNEVDVNGWLEAFAAHPAIGTTSSSAPKWCKEEQSAALATATDSTAQELADWNARYREKFGFVFMICASGRTAPEVLAELKRRYENRPIVELEIAAQEELKITELRLAKLFASEPVAPPSSTVGGPTSQSDKAADRMRIIGAHLGSHTQHSANKAPEITGSSNRTRPPITTHVLDVARGSPASGIEVHLEMWKDASTPPSFNNKDFNGWATLGSSVTNNDGRSGQLMDIVNNVAPGFYRISFNTSKYAPSGFFPYVSIIFEIKKNQTTEHFHVPLLHSPFSFTTYRGS; encoded by the exons ATGGCCACGACGCGGGGGCAGCTGCCCGTCGAGGACGTGCTGCGCGTGAACGGGAGCCGGCGATTCGCGgccgcgctggccgccgcctcccccttcgcctccctcgccgacgccctcctcgccgcccgccgcatcTGGCTCAACGAG GTGGACGTCAACGGGTGGCTGGAGGCCTTCGCCGCGCACCCGGCCATcggcaccacctcctcctccgcccccaa GTGGTGCAAGGAGGAGCAATCAGCAGCGCTTGCAACTGCCACTGATTCGACCGCGCAG GAGTTGGCAGATTGGAATGCCAGGTATAGGGAGAAGTTTGGGTTTGTGTTCATGATATGCGCGTCTGGGAGGACTGCCCCTGAGGTCTTAGCGGAGCTTAAG AGGCGCTATGAAAATAGGCCAATTGTTGAACTTGAGATCGCAGCACAGGAAGAACTGAAGATAACTGAACTGCGTCTTGCAAAGCTTTTTGCATCAGAGCCTGTTGCCCCCCCTTCTTCAACGGTTGGAGGTCCTACTAGCCAATCGGATAAAGCAGCAG ACCGCATGCGGATTATTGGAGCACATCTTGGATCTCACACCCAGCATTCTGCCAATAAAGCTCCTGAAATTACAGGTAGCTCCAACCGAACTCGCCCTCCGATCACAACCCATGTTTTGGATGTCGCTCGTGGATCGCCAGCATCAGGAATTGAAGTTCACCTAGAGATGTGGAAGGATGCATCAACACCCCCATCATTCAACAACAAAGATTTCAATGGATGGGCAACCCTGGGCTCATCGGTTACGAACAACGATGGCCGCAGCGGTCAACTGATGGACATTGTCAATAACGTCGCTCCTGGTTTCTACCGCATAAGTTTCAACACCAGCAAGTATGCACCTTCAGGGTTCTTCCCTTATGTGAGCATCATATTTGAGATAAAAAAGAACCAGACGACCGAGCATTTCCATGTCCCTCTGTTGCATTCTCCTTTTTCATTCACCACTTACCGTGGCAGTTAA
- the LOC127767373 gene encoding uric acid degradation bifunctional protein TTL isoform X2 — MATTRGQLPVEDVLRVNGSRRFAAALAAASPFASLADALLAARRIWLNEVDVNGWLEAFAAHPAIGTTSSSAPKWCKEEQSAALATATDSTAQELADWNARYREKFGFVFMICASGRTAPEVLAELKRRYENRPIVELEIAAQEELKITELRLAKLFASEPVAPPSSTVGGPTSQSDKAAAPEITGSSNRTRPPITTHVLDVARGSPASGIEVHLEMWKDASTPPSFNNKDFNGWATLGSSVTNNDGRSGQLMDIVNNVAPGFYRISFNTSKYAPSGFFPYVSIIFEIKKNQTTEHFHVPLLHSPFSFTTYRGS, encoded by the exons ATGGCCACGACGCGGGGGCAGCTGCCCGTCGAGGACGTGCTGCGCGTGAACGGGAGCCGGCGATTCGCGgccgcgctggccgccgcctcccccttcgcctccctcgccgacgccctcctcgccgcccgccgcatcTGGCTCAACGAG GTGGACGTCAACGGGTGGCTGGAGGCCTTCGCCGCGCACCCGGCCATcggcaccacctcctcctccgcccccaa GTGGTGCAAGGAGGAGCAATCAGCAGCGCTTGCAACTGCCACTGATTCGACCGCGCAG GAGTTGGCAGATTGGAATGCCAGGTATAGGGAGAAGTTTGGGTTTGTGTTCATGATATGCGCGTCTGGGAGGACTGCCCCTGAGGTCTTAGCGGAGCTTAAG AGGCGCTATGAAAATAGGCCAATTGTTGAACTTGAGATCGCAGCACAGGAAGAACTGAAGATAACTGAACTGCGTCTTGCAAAGCTTTTTGCATCAGAGCCTGTTGCCCCCCCTTCTTCAACGGTTGGAGGTCCTACTAGCCAATCGGATAAAGCAGCAG CTCCTGAAATTACAGGTAGCTCCAACCGAACTCGCCCTCCGATCACAACCCATGTTTTGGATGTCGCTCGTGGATCGCCAGCATCAGGAATTGAAGTTCACCTAGAGATGTGGAAGGATGCATCAACACCCCCATCATTCAACAACAAAGATTTCAATGGATGGGCAACCCTGGGCTCATCGGTTACGAACAACGATGGCCGCAGCGGTCAACTGATGGACATTGTCAATAACGTCGCTCCTGGTTTCTACCGCATAAGTTTCAACACCAGCAAGTATGCACCTTCAGGGTTCTTCCCTTATGTGAGCATCATATTTGAGATAAAAAAGAACCAGACGACCGAGCATTTCCATGTCCCTCTGTTGCATTCTCCTTTTTCATTCACCACTTACCGTGGCAGTTAA